A region of Anolis sagrei isolate rAnoSag1 chromosome 2, rAnoSag1.mat, whole genome shotgun sequence DNA encodes the following proteins:
- the TTC39B gene encoding tetratricopeptide repeat protein 39B isoform X1: MASEKNGMEGTSGGGGGGEEENFEDAFENIPVATSMDLKCALEECSMALNLFLNNKFSEALELLRPWSKGSMYHALGYSTILVMQAAMTFEQQDIQMGIATMKEALQTCQKFRKRNTVVESLSSLVSKQTVDQLSEEEMHAEICYAECLLQKAALTFVQDENMINFIKGGLKIRTSYQIYKECHQVLQMTQDNKSRNEIYHQFEGGVQLGIGAFNLMLSLLPGRILRLLEFIGFSGNRELGLQQLREGASGATLRAILCTFTLLLYHTYVSLILGTGEANLIEAETLLQPYLEKFPKGAIILFYDARIDILKGNFEKAQVTFQECIKAQQEWRQIHHLCYWELMWCYSFQQDWLQAYRYADLLCKESRWSKAIYVFQKAAILCMLPDSDVKTTGEDIVALFRQVESLKQRIAGKSIPTEKFAVRKARRYGGAQPVKLIVPALEMMYVWNGFSIVGKRTDLTENLLVTIEKEETTLKNETNHNEYFMDDTCLLQLLKGLCLKHLGRFLQAELCFNQVIQSEKQLKYDNYLVPYSMYELGLLYKQQDEREKAIRCIEAAKNNYKEYSMESRLHFRIHAALNSMKVTPAPTP, from the exons GGCCACTAGCATGGATCTTAAGTGTGCTTTGGAAGAATGTTCAATGGCACTGAATTTATTTCTAAACAACAAATTCTCAGAAGCTCTGGAATTGCTGCGTCCATG GTCTAAAGGCAGTATGTACCACGCACTGGGATATAGCACTATTTTAGTCATGCAGGCTGCGATGACATTTGAGCAACAGGATATCCAAATGGGGATTGCTACTATGAAAGAGGCATTACAGACTTGCCAAAA ATTCAGGAAAAGAAACACAGTGGTAGAATCACTGTCCAGCTTAGTTTCGAAGCAGACTGTCGATCAGCTGAGTGAAG AGGAAATGCATGCAGAAATCTGTTATGCTGAATGTTTACTACAAAAAGCAGCACTGACGTTTGTACAG GATGAAAATATGATCAATTTCATCAAAGGGGGCCTGAAAATCAGGACGAGTTACCAGATTTACAA AGAATGTCATCAAGTCCTCCAGATGACCCAAGACAACAAAAGCAGGAATGAAATCTACCACCAGTTTGAAGGAGGTGTGCAACTAGGAATAGGAGCATTCAATTTG ATGCTGTCTCTTTTACCAGGAAGAATCCTTCGGCTTTTAGAATTCATTGGATTTTCAGGCAATAGG GAACTAGGCCTCCAACAGTTGCGGGAAGGAGCTTCTGGTGCCACTCTGCGGGCCATTTTGTGTACTTTCACCTTGCTGCTCTACCACACTTATGTTTCATTAATCCTTG GGACAGGAGAAGCCAATCTTATAGAAGCAGAAACCCTTCTACAGCCTTACCTTGAGAAGTTTCCAAAG GGTGCCATCATTCTGTTTTATGATGCCAGAATAGACATATTGAAAGGAAATTTTGAAAAG GCTCAGGTCACATTCCAGGAATGCATTAAAGCACAGCAGGAGTGGAGGCAGATCCATCACCTTTGCTACTGGGAGTTGATGTGGTGCTACTCCTTCCAACAGGACTGGCTTCAAGCATATCGGTATGCAGATCTGCTTTGCAAAGAAAGCAGGTGGTCAAAG GCAATATATGTATTCCAGAAAGCTGCCATTTTGTGCATGCTTCCAGATTCCGATGTGAAAACAACAGGAGAAGACATTGTTGCCTTGTTTAg GCAAGTAGAAAGTCTAAAGCAAAGAATCGCAGGGAAATCTATTCCAACAGAAAAGTTTGCTGTGAGGAAAGCCCGGCGTTATGGGGGCGCTCAGCCAGTGAAGCTAATAGTTCCCGCTCTG gAAATGATGTATGTTTGGAATGGCTTTTCAATTGTTGGCAAGAGGACTGATCTCACAGAAAATTTATTAGTaacaattgaaaaagaagaaaccactttaaaaaatgaaacta ATCACAACGAATACTTCATGGATGACACCTGTCTACTACAACTGCTAAAAGGGCTGTGTTTGAAACATTTAGGAAGATTCTTGCAAGCCGAGCTCTGCTTCAATCAAGTTATACAAAG TGAGAAGCAGCTGAAGTATGATAATTATCTAGTTCCATATTCAATGTATGAGTTGGGTCTTCTATACAAACAACAggatgagagagaaaaagcaatAAGATGTATAGAAGCTGCAAA AAACAATTATAAGGAATACTCTATGGAGTCCAGGTTACACTTCAGAATTCATGCAGCACTTAACAGTATGAAAGTGACTCCTGCTCCAACGCCTTGA
- the TTC39B gene encoding tetratricopeptide repeat protein 39B isoform X5, producing MASEKNGMEGTSGGGGGGEEENFEDAFENIPVATSMDLKCALEECSMALNLFLNNKFSEALELLRPWSKGSMYHALGYSTILVMQAAMTFEQQDIQMGIATMKEALQTCQKFRKRNTVVESLSSLVSKQTVDQLSEEEMHAEICYAECLLQKAALTFVQDENMINFIKGGLKIRTSYQIYKECHQVLQMTQDNKSRNEIYHQFEGGVQLGIGAFNLMLSLLPGRILRLLEFIGFSGNRELGLQQLREGASGATLRAILCTFTLLLYHTYVSLILGTGEANLIEAETLLQPYLEKFPKGAIILFYDARIDILKGNFEKAQVTFQECIKAQQEWRQIHHLCYWELMWCYSFQQDWLQAYRYADLLCKESRWSKAIYVFQKAAILCMLPDSDVKTTGEDIVALFRQVESLKQRIAGKSIPTEKFAVRKARRYGGAQPVKLIVPALVFTADLLQSSFE from the exons GGCCACTAGCATGGATCTTAAGTGTGCTTTGGAAGAATGTTCAATGGCACTGAATTTATTTCTAAACAACAAATTCTCAGAAGCTCTGGAATTGCTGCGTCCATG GTCTAAAGGCAGTATGTACCACGCACTGGGATATAGCACTATTTTAGTCATGCAGGCTGCGATGACATTTGAGCAACAGGATATCCAAATGGGGATTGCTACTATGAAAGAGGCATTACAGACTTGCCAAAA ATTCAGGAAAAGAAACACAGTGGTAGAATCACTGTCCAGCTTAGTTTCGAAGCAGACTGTCGATCAGCTGAGTGAAG AGGAAATGCATGCAGAAATCTGTTATGCTGAATGTTTACTACAAAAAGCAGCACTGACGTTTGTACAG GATGAAAATATGATCAATTTCATCAAAGGGGGCCTGAAAATCAGGACGAGTTACCAGATTTACAA AGAATGTCATCAAGTCCTCCAGATGACCCAAGACAACAAAAGCAGGAATGAAATCTACCACCAGTTTGAAGGAGGTGTGCAACTAGGAATAGGAGCATTCAATTTG ATGCTGTCTCTTTTACCAGGAAGAATCCTTCGGCTTTTAGAATTCATTGGATTTTCAGGCAATAGG GAACTAGGCCTCCAACAGTTGCGGGAAGGAGCTTCTGGTGCCACTCTGCGGGCCATTTTGTGTACTTTCACCTTGCTGCTCTACCACACTTATGTTTCATTAATCCTTG GGACAGGAGAAGCCAATCTTATAGAAGCAGAAACCCTTCTACAGCCTTACCTTGAGAAGTTTCCAAAG GGTGCCATCATTCTGTTTTATGATGCCAGAATAGACATATTGAAAGGAAATTTTGAAAAG GCTCAGGTCACATTCCAGGAATGCATTAAAGCACAGCAGGAGTGGAGGCAGATCCATCACCTTTGCTACTGGGAGTTGATGTGGTGCTACTCCTTCCAACAGGACTGGCTTCAAGCATATCGGTATGCAGATCTGCTTTGCAAAGAAAGCAGGTGGTCAAAG GCAATATATGTATTCCAGAAAGCTGCCATTTTGTGCATGCTTCCAGATTCCGATGTGAAAACAACAGGAGAAGACATTGTTGCCTTGTTTAg GCAAGTAGAAAGTCTAAAGCAAAGAATCGCAGGGAAATCTATTCCAACAGAAAAGTTTGCTGTGAGGAAAGCCCGGCGTTATGGGGGCGCTCAGCCAGTGAAGCTAATAGTTCCCGCTCTGGTATTTACAGCAGACTTACTTCAGTCATCTTTTGAGTGA
- the TTC39B gene encoding tetratricopeptide repeat protein 39B isoform X3 — protein sequence MATSMDLKCALEECSMALNLFLNNKFSEALELLRPWSKGSMYHALGYSTILVMQAAMTFEQQDIQMGIATMKEALQTCQKFRKRNTVVESLSSLVSKQTVDQLSEEEMHAEICYAECLLQKAALTFVQDENMINFIKGGLKIRTSYQIYKECHQVLQMTQDNKSRNEIYHQFEGGVQLGIGAFNLMLSLLPGRILRLLEFIGFSGNRELGLQQLREGASGATLRAILCTFTLLLYHTYVSLILGTGEANLIEAETLLQPYLEKFPKGAIILFYDARIDILKGNFEKAQVTFQECIKAQQEWRQIHHLCYWELMWCYSFQQDWLQAYRYADLLCKESRWSKAIYVFQKAAILCMLPDSDVKTTGEDIVALFRQVESLKQRIAGKSIPTEKFAVRKARRYGGAQPVKLIVPALEMMYVWNGFSIVGKRTDLTENLLVTIEKEETTLKNETNHNEYFMDDTCLLQLLKGLCLKHLGRFLQAELCFNQVIQSEKQLKYDNYLVPYSMYELGLLYKQQDEREKAIRCIEAAKNNYKEYSMESRLHFRIHAALNSMKVTPAPTP from the exons GGCCACTAGCATGGATCTTAAGTGTGCTTTGGAAGAATGTTCAATGGCACTGAATTTATTTCTAAACAACAAATTCTCAGAAGCTCTGGAATTGCTGCGTCCATG GTCTAAAGGCAGTATGTACCACGCACTGGGATATAGCACTATTTTAGTCATGCAGGCTGCGATGACATTTGAGCAACAGGATATCCAAATGGGGATTGCTACTATGAAAGAGGCATTACAGACTTGCCAAAA ATTCAGGAAAAGAAACACAGTGGTAGAATCACTGTCCAGCTTAGTTTCGAAGCAGACTGTCGATCAGCTGAGTGAAG AGGAAATGCATGCAGAAATCTGTTATGCTGAATGTTTACTACAAAAAGCAGCACTGACGTTTGTACAG GATGAAAATATGATCAATTTCATCAAAGGGGGCCTGAAAATCAGGACGAGTTACCAGATTTACAA AGAATGTCATCAAGTCCTCCAGATGACCCAAGACAACAAAAGCAGGAATGAAATCTACCACCAGTTTGAAGGAGGTGTGCAACTAGGAATAGGAGCATTCAATTTG ATGCTGTCTCTTTTACCAGGAAGAATCCTTCGGCTTTTAGAATTCATTGGATTTTCAGGCAATAGG GAACTAGGCCTCCAACAGTTGCGGGAAGGAGCTTCTGGTGCCACTCTGCGGGCCATTTTGTGTACTTTCACCTTGCTGCTCTACCACACTTATGTTTCATTAATCCTTG GGACAGGAGAAGCCAATCTTATAGAAGCAGAAACCCTTCTACAGCCTTACCTTGAGAAGTTTCCAAAG GGTGCCATCATTCTGTTTTATGATGCCAGAATAGACATATTGAAAGGAAATTTTGAAAAG GCTCAGGTCACATTCCAGGAATGCATTAAAGCACAGCAGGAGTGGAGGCAGATCCATCACCTTTGCTACTGGGAGTTGATGTGGTGCTACTCCTTCCAACAGGACTGGCTTCAAGCATATCGGTATGCAGATCTGCTTTGCAAAGAAAGCAGGTGGTCAAAG GCAATATATGTATTCCAGAAAGCTGCCATTTTGTGCATGCTTCCAGATTCCGATGTGAAAACAACAGGAGAAGACATTGTTGCCTTGTTTAg GCAAGTAGAAAGTCTAAAGCAAAGAATCGCAGGGAAATCTATTCCAACAGAAAAGTTTGCTGTGAGGAAAGCCCGGCGTTATGGGGGCGCTCAGCCAGTGAAGCTAATAGTTCCCGCTCTG gAAATGATGTATGTTTGGAATGGCTTTTCAATTGTTGGCAAGAGGACTGATCTCACAGAAAATTTATTAGTaacaattgaaaaagaagaaaccactttaaaaaatgaaacta ATCACAACGAATACTTCATGGATGACACCTGTCTACTACAACTGCTAAAAGGGCTGTGTTTGAAACATTTAGGAAGATTCTTGCAAGCCGAGCTCTGCTTCAATCAAGTTATACAAAG TGAGAAGCAGCTGAAGTATGATAATTATCTAGTTCCATATTCAATGTATGAGTTGGGTCTTCTATACAAACAACAggatgagagagaaaaagcaatAAGATGTATAGAAGCTGCAAA AAACAATTATAAGGAATACTCTATGGAGTCCAGGTTACACTTCAGAATTCATGCAGCACTTAACAGTATGAAAGTGACTCCTGCTCCAACGCCTTGA
- the TTC39B gene encoding tetratricopeptide repeat protein 39B isoform X2, with translation MASEKNGMEGTSGGGGGGEENFEDAFENIPVATSMDLKCALEECSMALNLFLNNKFSEALELLRPWSKGSMYHALGYSTILVMQAAMTFEQQDIQMGIATMKEALQTCQKFRKRNTVVESLSSLVSKQTVDQLSEEEMHAEICYAECLLQKAALTFVQDENMINFIKGGLKIRTSYQIYKECHQVLQMTQDNKSRNEIYHQFEGGVQLGIGAFNLMLSLLPGRILRLLEFIGFSGNRELGLQQLREGASGATLRAILCTFTLLLYHTYVSLILGTGEANLIEAETLLQPYLEKFPKGAIILFYDARIDILKGNFEKAQVTFQECIKAQQEWRQIHHLCYWELMWCYSFQQDWLQAYRYADLLCKESRWSKAIYVFQKAAILCMLPDSDVKTTGEDIVALFRQVESLKQRIAGKSIPTEKFAVRKARRYGGAQPVKLIVPALEMMYVWNGFSIVGKRTDLTENLLVTIEKEETTLKNETNHNEYFMDDTCLLQLLKGLCLKHLGRFLQAELCFNQVIQSEKQLKYDNYLVPYSMYELGLLYKQQDEREKAIRCIEAAKNNYKEYSMESRLHFRIHAALNSMKVTPAPTP, from the exons GGCCACTAGCATGGATCTTAAGTGTGCTTTGGAAGAATGTTCAATGGCACTGAATTTATTTCTAAACAACAAATTCTCAGAAGCTCTGGAATTGCTGCGTCCATG GTCTAAAGGCAGTATGTACCACGCACTGGGATATAGCACTATTTTAGTCATGCAGGCTGCGATGACATTTGAGCAACAGGATATCCAAATGGGGATTGCTACTATGAAAGAGGCATTACAGACTTGCCAAAA ATTCAGGAAAAGAAACACAGTGGTAGAATCACTGTCCAGCTTAGTTTCGAAGCAGACTGTCGATCAGCTGAGTGAAG AGGAAATGCATGCAGAAATCTGTTATGCTGAATGTTTACTACAAAAAGCAGCACTGACGTTTGTACAG GATGAAAATATGATCAATTTCATCAAAGGGGGCCTGAAAATCAGGACGAGTTACCAGATTTACAA AGAATGTCATCAAGTCCTCCAGATGACCCAAGACAACAAAAGCAGGAATGAAATCTACCACCAGTTTGAAGGAGGTGTGCAACTAGGAATAGGAGCATTCAATTTG ATGCTGTCTCTTTTACCAGGAAGAATCCTTCGGCTTTTAGAATTCATTGGATTTTCAGGCAATAGG GAACTAGGCCTCCAACAGTTGCGGGAAGGAGCTTCTGGTGCCACTCTGCGGGCCATTTTGTGTACTTTCACCTTGCTGCTCTACCACACTTATGTTTCATTAATCCTTG GGACAGGAGAAGCCAATCTTATAGAAGCAGAAACCCTTCTACAGCCTTACCTTGAGAAGTTTCCAAAG GGTGCCATCATTCTGTTTTATGATGCCAGAATAGACATATTGAAAGGAAATTTTGAAAAG GCTCAGGTCACATTCCAGGAATGCATTAAAGCACAGCAGGAGTGGAGGCAGATCCATCACCTTTGCTACTGGGAGTTGATGTGGTGCTACTCCTTCCAACAGGACTGGCTTCAAGCATATCGGTATGCAGATCTGCTTTGCAAAGAAAGCAGGTGGTCAAAG GCAATATATGTATTCCAGAAAGCTGCCATTTTGTGCATGCTTCCAGATTCCGATGTGAAAACAACAGGAGAAGACATTGTTGCCTTGTTTAg GCAAGTAGAAAGTCTAAAGCAAAGAATCGCAGGGAAATCTATTCCAACAGAAAAGTTTGCTGTGAGGAAAGCCCGGCGTTATGGGGGCGCTCAGCCAGTGAAGCTAATAGTTCCCGCTCTG gAAATGATGTATGTTTGGAATGGCTTTTCAATTGTTGGCAAGAGGACTGATCTCACAGAAAATTTATTAGTaacaattgaaaaagaagaaaccactttaaaaaatgaaacta ATCACAACGAATACTTCATGGATGACACCTGTCTACTACAACTGCTAAAAGGGCTGTGTTTGAAACATTTAGGAAGATTCTTGCAAGCCGAGCTCTGCTTCAATCAAGTTATACAAAG TGAGAAGCAGCTGAAGTATGATAATTATCTAGTTCCATATTCAATGTATGAGTTGGGTCTTCTATACAAACAACAggatgagagagaaaaagcaatAAGATGTATAGAAGCTGCAAA AAACAATTATAAGGAATACTCTATGGAGTCCAGGTTACACTTCAGAATTCATGCAGCACTTAACAGTATGAAAGTGACTCCTGCTCCAACGCCTTGA
- the TTC39B gene encoding tetratricopeptide repeat protein 39B isoform X4: MDLKCALEECSMALNLFLNNKFSEALELLRPWSKGSMYHALGYSTILVMQAAMTFEQQDIQMGIATMKEALQTCQKFRKRNTVVESLSSLVSKQTVDQLSEEEMHAEICYAECLLQKAALTFVQDENMINFIKGGLKIRTSYQIYKECHQVLQMTQDNKSRNEIYHQFEGGVQLGIGAFNLMLSLLPGRILRLLEFIGFSGNRELGLQQLREGASGATLRAILCTFTLLLYHTYVSLILGTGEANLIEAETLLQPYLEKFPKGAIILFYDARIDILKGNFEKAQVTFQECIKAQQEWRQIHHLCYWELMWCYSFQQDWLQAYRYADLLCKESRWSKAIYVFQKAAILCMLPDSDVKTTGEDIVALFRQVESLKQRIAGKSIPTEKFAVRKARRYGGAQPVKLIVPALEMMYVWNGFSIVGKRTDLTENLLVTIEKEETTLKNETNHNEYFMDDTCLLQLLKGLCLKHLGRFLQAELCFNQVIQSEKQLKYDNYLVPYSMYELGLLYKQQDEREKAIRCIEAAKNNYKEYSMESRLHFRIHAALNSMKVTPAPTP, translated from the exons ATGGATCTTAAGTGTGCTTTGGAAGAATGTTCAATGGCACTGAATTTATTTCTAAACAACAAATTCTCAGAAGCTCTGGAATTGCTGCGTCCATG GTCTAAAGGCAGTATGTACCACGCACTGGGATATAGCACTATTTTAGTCATGCAGGCTGCGATGACATTTGAGCAACAGGATATCCAAATGGGGATTGCTACTATGAAAGAGGCATTACAGACTTGCCAAAA ATTCAGGAAAAGAAACACAGTGGTAGAATCACTGTCCAGCTTAGTTTCGAAGCAGACTGTCGATCAGCTGAGTGAAG AGGAAATGCATGCAGAAATCTGTTATGCTGAATGTTTACTACAAAAAGCAGCACTGACGTTTGTACAG GATGAAAATATGATCAATTTCATCAAAGGGGGCCTGAAAATCAGGACGAGTTACCAGATTTACAA AGAATGTCATCAAGTCCTCCAGATGACCCAAGACAACAAAAGCAGGAATGAAATCTACCACCAGTTTGAAGGAGGTGTGCAACTAGGAATAGGAGCATTCAATTTG ATGCTGTCTCTTTTACCAGGAAGAATCCTTCGGCTTTTAGAATTCATTGGATTTTCAGGCAATAGG GAACTAGGCCTCCAACAGTTGCGGGAAGGAGCTTCTGGTGCCACTCTGCGGGCCATTTTGTGTACTTTCACCTTGCTGCTCTACCACACTTATGTTTCATTAATCCTTG GGACAGGAGAAGCCAATCTTATAGAAGCAGAAACCCTTCTACAGCCTTACCTTGAGAAGTTTCCAAAG GGTGCCATCATTCTGTTTTATGATGCCAGAATAGACATATTGAAAGGAAATTTTGAAAAG GCTCAGGTCACATTCCAGGAATGCATTAAAGCACAGCAGGAGTGGAGGCAGATCCATCACCTTTGCTACTGGGAGTTGATGTGGTGCTACTCCTTCCAACAGGACTGGCTTCAAGCATATCGGTATGCAGATCTGCTTTGCAAAGAAAGCAGGTGGTCAAAG GCAATATATGTATTCCAGAAAGCTGCCATTTTGTGCATGCTTCCAGATTCCGATGTGAAAACAACAGGAGAAGACATTGTTGCCTTGTTTAg GCAAGTAGAAAGTCTAAAGCAAAGAATCGCAGGGAAATCTATTCCAACAGAAAAGTTTGCTGTGAGGAAAGCCCGGCGTTATGGGGGCGCTCAGCCAGTGAAGCTAATAGTTCCCGCTCTG gAAATGATGTATGTTTGGAATGGCTTTTCAATTGTTGGCAAGAGGACTGATCTCACAGAAAATTTATTAGTaacaattgaaaaagaagaaaccactttaaaaaatgaaacta ATCACAACGAATACTTCATGGATGACACCTGTCTACTACAACTGCTAAAAGGGCTGTGTTTGAAACATTTAGGAAGATTCTTGCAAGCCGAGCTCTGCTTCAATCAAGTTATACAAAG TGAGAAGCAGCTGAAGTATGATAATTATCTAGTTCCATATTCAATGTATGAGTTGGGTCTTCTATACAAACAACAggatgagagagaaaaagcaatAAGATGTATAGAAGCTGCAAA AAACAATTATAAGGAATACTCTATGGAGTCCAGGTTACACTTCAGAATTCATGCAGCACTTAACAGTATGAAAGTGACTCCTGCTCCAACGCCTTGA